Proteins from a genomic interval of Panthera uncia isolate 11264 chromosome C1 unlocalized genomic scaffold, Puncia_PCG_1.0 HiC_scaffold_4, whole genome shotgun sequence:
- the LOC125912621 gene encoding T-complex protein 1 subunit zeta-like: MAAVKTLNPKAEVARAQAALAVNISAARGLQDVLRTNLGPKGTMKMLVSGAEDIKLTKDGNVLLHEMQIQHPTASLIAKVATAQDDITGDGTTSNVLIIGELLKQADLYISEGLHPRIITEGFEAAKEKALQFLEQVKVSKEKDRETLIDVARTSLRTKVHAELADVLTEAVVDSILAIKKQDEPIDLFMVQIMEMKHKSETDRSLIRGLVLDHGARHPDMEKKKKKKKSRRCIHPHVQCVIRI; this comes from the coding sequence ATGGCGGCCGTGAAGACCCTGAACCCCAAGGCCGAGGTAGCCAGAGCCCAGGCGGCGCTGGCGGTCAACATCAGCGCAGCCCGGGGACTGCAGGATGTGCTGAGGACCAACTTGGGGCCTAAAGGCACCATGAAGATGCTTGTTTCTGGTGCTGAAGACATCAAGCTTACTAAAGATGGCAATGTGCTGCTTCATGAAATGCAAATTCAACACCCAACAGCCTCCTTAATAGCCAAAGTAGCAACAGCCCAGGATGACATAACTGGTGATGGTACCACTTCCAATGTCCTAATCATTGGAGAACTACTGAAACAGGCGGATCTCTACATTTCTGAAGGTCTTCATCCCAGAATAATAACAGAAGGATTTGAAGCTGCAAAGGAAAAGGCACTTCAGTTTTTGGAACAAGTCAAAGTAAgcaaagaaaaggacagagaaacacTTATAGATGTGGCCAGAACATCTCTACGTACTAAAGTGCATGCTGAACTTGCTGATGTCTTAACAGAGGCTGTGGTGGATTCCATTTTggccattaaaaaacaagatgaaCCTATTGACCTCTTCATGGTTCAGATTATGGAGATGAAACATAAATCTGAAACTGATAGAAGCTTAATCAGAGGTCTTGTTTTAGACCATGGGGCGCGGCATcctgatatggaaaaaaaaaaaaaaaaaaaaaagagtagaagatgCATACATCCTCACGTGCAATGTGTCATCAGAATATGA